One window from the genome of Phycisphaerales bacterium encodes:
- a CDS encoding response regulator, giving the protein MKTVLVVDDEASLRNLVRTTLESDSYRILEASDGNEALEIAIVEKPDLIVVDWMMPGRTGIEVVVELRKTVDGKDIPIIMLTARGQKVDMERGAEAGVTVYLVKPFSPLELIDTVEQLLGSAF; this is encoded by the coding sequence ATGAAGACAGTATTAGTGGTGGACGATGAGGCGAGCCTGCGAAATCTGGTTCGTACAACCCTTGAGAGTGATAGCTATCGGATCCTCGAAGCCAGTGATGGCAATGAGGCGTTGGAAATTGCCATTGTCGAAAAGCCAGATCTAATCGTTGTTGATTGGATGATGCCAGGCCGTACTGGTATTGAAGTTGTTGTGGAACTTAGAAAAACAGTCGATGGAAAAGACATTCCAATAATCATGCTAACGGCGCGCGGTCAGAAAGTTGATATGGAGCGAGGTGCCGAAGCCGGTGTCACGGTCTATTTGGTTAAGCCATTTAGTCCTCTAGAGTTGATAGATACGGTCGAGCAGTTACTTGGATCGGCCTTCTAA
- a CDS encoding sigma-54 dependent transcriptional regulator — protein sequence MSSKDNSKHEESIALLREQLRLAQSQLIRYARDIRHAREGNQDTQDSSELREELDVAHTQLLRYAKDLQSLSKTHKNQQQTLQSAQRELSVASRQLQDFATVAGQTDAKDIIGKTGKSVVGKDIAPIAESAKMSNILVMCQKVASSEATVLLQGETGTGKEVCATYIHQQSPRRDNSLVAINCAALPETLLENELFGHEKGAFTGADEMKIGLLESANEGTLFLDEVGEMDLGLQVKLLRVIEQRQITRVGGNQSIDVAVRIVAATNRDLREEVDKGRFRSDLYYRLNVFPIVVPPLRERREDIAPLVDHFLLSVAARQGLHPPVLGKGVMEALTAYRWPGNIRELRNVIERCMLLADAGVIEIRSLPPEIGGDSNSRPSYTAASDGGESMLAQQEREMILNTLKETGWNQSAAARILGIKRETLRYRMQKFGLSSASD from the coding sequence ATGAGTTCTAAAGATAATTCCAAACATGAAGAATCGATCGCACTCTTGCGTGAACAATTGCGTTTAGCTCAGTCGCAGCTCATTCGCTACGCAAGAGATATTCGTCACGCCAGAGAAGGGAATCAGGATACCCAGGACAGCTCTGAACTTCGCGAGGAACTTGACGTTGCTCATACGCAGCTTCTTCGGTACGCCAAAGACTTACAGTCTCTCTCTAAGACACATAAAAATCAGCAACAGACACTTCAGTCCGCGCAGCGAGAGTTGTCAGTAGCGAGTCGTCAGTTGCAAGATTTTGCGACGGTTGCAGGCCAGACAGACGCTAAAGATATCATCGGTAAAACTGGGAAGTCAGTTGTCGGTAAGGATATTGCCCCAATTGCTGAATCGGCCAAGATGTCAAACATTCTAGTTATGTGCCAAAAGGTCGCCTCCTCAGAAGCAACCGTTCTTTTGCAGGGCGAAACTGGAACCGGTAAAGAAGTATGTGCAACCTATATACATCAGCAGTCTCCTCGGAGAGATAATTCTCTTGTCGCTATCAACTGTGCGGCTTTGCCAGAAACGCTCTTAGAAAATGAGTTGTTTGGTCACGAAAAAGGCGCATTCACCGGTGCTGACGAAATGAAGATTGGTCTGCTTGAATCGGCGAATGAAGGGACGCTATTTCTTGATGAAGTTGGCGAAATGGATTTAGGCTTACAGGTAAAGCTCTTGCGAGTTATCGAGCAACGGCAGATAACCCGTGTTGGTGGAAATCAAAGCATTGATGTAGCGGTACGAATCGTTGCGGCAACCAACCGAGATCTTCGTGAAGAGGTAGATAAAGGTCGATTTCGAAGTGATCTTTACTATCGTCTCAATGTGTTTCCTATCGTGGTTCCGCCTCTTCGTGAAAGACGCGAAGATATTGCACCTCTTGTTGACCATTTTCTTTTGTCGGTCGCCGCAAGACAGGGTTTACACCCTCCAGTCCTGGGTAAAGGAGTCATGGAGGCCCTGACAGCGTATCGATGGCCAGGCAATATTCGTGAGTTAAGAAATGTGATTGAGCGCTGCATGCTTTTGGCAGATGCAGGTGTTATAGAAATAAGATCGTTGCCGCCAGAGATTGGTGGAGACAGTAATTCACGACCCTCCTATACAGCAGCGTCTGATGGTGGTGAGTCGATGCTTGCTCAACAAGAACGTGAAATGATACTGAATACGCTTAAAGAAACAGGTTGGAATCAGTCAGCAGCAGCCCGGATCTTAGGAATAAAACGCGAGACTTTACGGTATCGGATGCAGAAATTTGGGTTGAGTTCTGCCAGTGATTGA
- a CDS encoding FliA/WhiG family RNA polymerase sigma factor: MVSANKTLSKSKASDAKSEQLWTKYLAQRNDKDRNALVEHYMPLVRSQSRVMASKMPAQAILDSDDLMIAGTFGLMEAIDNFDPERGKRFESFCTWRVRGAMLDEMRASDWMPRIARLRRRQTRRMADQFQAENGYRPGDDEIAETIGQGEEEVTKCIRASQAGHIQSLDDIVSSKGDRLLFRIDAVSGDSGENGDSNFLRGELRGEILDALSRTERLIVSLYYLEHMTLKRIGITLGLTESRVSQIHTSVLMKLRRGLESQGS; encoded by the coding sequence ATGGTAAGTGCAAATAAAACTCTGTCTAAATCAAAGGCATCAGACGCCAAATCTGAGCAGCTATGGACGAAATACCTTGCGCAGCGAAATGACAAAGATCGCAATGCACTGGTAGAGCACTACATGCCGCTGGTGCGATCACAGTCTCGAGTCATGGCTTCAAAAATGCCAGCCCAAGCGATTCTAGATTCAGATGATCTCATGATTGCGGGAACTTTTGGTCTTATGGAGGCAATTGACAACTTTGATCCCGAAAGAGGGAAACGCTTTGAGTCATTTTGCACTTGGCGTGTAAGAGGTGCGATGCTAGACGAGATGCGAGCAAGTGATTGGATGCCTCGTATTGCTCGACTTCGTCGTCGTCAGACACGACGTATGGCAGATCAGTTTCAGGCAGAAAATGGCTATCGTCCTGGTGACGACGAGATTGCAGAAACCATTGGACAAGGTGAAGAAGAAGTGACCAAGTGTATTCGTGCTTCGCAAGCAGGACACATCCAAAGTCTCGATGATATTGTTTCATCTAAAGGCGATCGGTTGCTCTTTCGAATCGATGCAGTCAGTGGCGACTCAGGGGAGAATGGCGACTCAAATTTCCTTCGAGGAGAGCTTCGTGGGGAGATACTTGATGCGCTTAGTCGTACCGAGAGGTTGATTGTGAGTCTTTACTATCTTGAGCATATGACACTTAAACGAATTGGAATCACGCTCGGATTGACCGAAAGTCGCGTATCTCAGATTCATACTTCGGTTCTGATGAAACTGCGAAGAGGATTGGAATCGCAAGGGTCATGA
- a CDS encoding GNAT family N-acyltransferase translates to MQRSTEDNPLQINSPYKDPIRNGLVSLVKPALNRLLRLRTINKIYRNSVSNPSDQPFSARVLQECGIEIDLSDDALKQIPATGPLIIVANHPYGGVEGLALDALVRRVRPDVKSISNYLLHALPPMREDFLPIDPFGGRNSATHNLAPLRIAMRWPRDGHALIIFPAGEVSHSTRQNFHVSDPPWDPGMARLIRKSGASVLPIYVRGHNRTRFQIAGLLHPRLRTLLLPREFLNQRDSRLQLEIGHLMSPDQFDRFPTDHDLISYLRIRTYSLRGRKEDKGKSRSELRRAKKRSRSRQAVAKPGNPELLCREIEGLPNEYHYVSSNKFDVYCAPAHAIPETIHEIGRQRELVFRTTNAGTGKALDLDEFDESFHHLFLWNNEQRELVGAYRLGLTDEIVAKQGLSGLYCSTLFRIKRRLIDQLLPAIELGRSFIRPEYQKTHSALMLLWKGIGQFVCKQPKYNRLFGTVTITNDYHSISKQILIAFLESTQFVPPIDNIFEPRHPVHLPPIRDWDSKEASVIIQDLADVDDLIREVEEDRMSVPVLIRQYSKLNAKLLGFNVDPDFGDVVDGLMYVDLAQSDPRFLTYFMGRKNAAAFLEYHNHSQEESAPTTKSTE, encoded by the coding sequence GTGCAGAGATCTACAGAAGATAACCCCCTGCAAATCAACAGCCCTTACAAGGATCCTATCCGTAACGGACTGGTCTCTTTAGTCAAACCTGCCTTGAACCGACTGCTTCGTCTCAGAACAATCAACAAGATCTACCGAAACTCGGTTTCCAACCCATCAGACCAACCCTTCAGTGCACGGGTACTTCAAGAATGCGGCATTGAAATAGATCTCTCTGATGATGCACTTAAACAAATACCAGCAACTGGCCCACTCATTATTGTTGCCAACCATCCATATGGAGGCGTCGAAGGACTGGCACTTGATGCCTTAGTCAGAAGAGTTCGCCCAGATGTAAAGTCCATTTCTAATTATCTCTTGCATGCGCTTCCACCGATGCGAGAAGATTTCCTACCAATCGATCCCTTTGGCGGACGCAATTCAGCCACACACAATCTCGCACCGCTGCGAATCGCGATGCGATGGCCTCGTGATGGACACGCCTTGATTATTTTCCCTGCTGGCGAAGTATCGCATTCGACCAGACAGAACTTCCATGTATCAGATCCACCCTGGGATCCTGGAATGGCACGACTGATTCGAAAATCCGGGGCTTCGGTGTTACCTATTTATGTACGTGGGCACAATCGAACCCGATTCCAAATCGCCGGTCTGCTACATCCCCGATTAAGAACGCTACTCTTGCCTCGCGAGTTTCTTAATCAGAGAGACTCAAGACTGCAACTTGAAATTGGCCATCTGATGTCGCCCGACCAGTTCGATCGTTTCCCTACTGACCATGATCTGATCTCTTACCTTCGCATCCGCACCTACTCCCTCCGCGGTCGAAAAGAGGACAAAGGCAAAAGTCGATCTGAGTTGCGACGTGCCAAAAAGAGAAGCCGCTCACGGCAGGCCGTGGCAAAACCCGGCAATCCCGAGCTTCTTTGCCGCGAGATAGAAGGCCTACCAAACGAATATCACTACGTCTCCAGCAACAAGTTCGATGTGTACTGTGCACCCGCGCATGCCATTCCTGAGACCATCCATGAAATTGGCCGACAACGCGAACTTGTCTTTCGCACGACCAATGCAGGAACTGGCAAAGCACTTGACCTTGATGAATTTGACGAGTCCTTCCATCATCTCTTTTTATGGAATAATGAACAAAGAGAGCTCGTTGGCGCCTACCGCCTTGGCCTCACAGATGAGATTGTGGCCAAACAGGGCCTGTCAGGCCTTTATTGCAGCACCCTTTTTCGCATCAAGCGACGACTTATTGATCAGCTGTTGCCCGCTATTGAATTAGGCCGCTCTTTCATTCGGCCTGAATATCAAAAAACACACTCTGCGCTCATGCTTCTCTGGAAGGGCATTGGTCAGTTTGTCTGCAAGCAACCAAAGTACAACCGACTTTTCGGTACCGTTACCATCACAAATGATTATCACAGTATTTCTAAACAGATCTTGATTGCGTTTTTGGAGTCAACACAATTTGTGCCGCCCATAGACAATATCTTTGAACCACGCCACCCAGTTCATTTACCACCCATACGTGACTGGGACTCTAAAGAAGCGAGCGTGATTATTCAGGATCTGGCAGATGTAGATGATTTAATTCGCGAAGTCGAAGAAGATCGCATGAGCGTACCGGTGCTCATACGCCAATACTCCAAGCTCAATGCGAAGCTCCTTGGATTCAATGTTGATCCTGACTTCGGAGATGTTGTAGATGGCCTCATGTACGTAGACCTCGCACAATCTGACCCGCGTTTTTTGACGTACTTTATGGGCCGAAAGAATGCTGCTGCATTCTTGGAATACCATAATCACAGTCAAGAAGAGAGTGCGCCTACAACGAAGTCAACTGAGTAA